A genome region from Altererythrobacter aquiaggeris includes the following:
- a CDS encoding TrbC/VirB2 family protein has product MSSSTRLAVLTAIVSALSPTAVLAQSADPQGSGPIVSALAWMQGTLLGNVATAVAVMAVAAVGFMMLTGRMNWRFGATVIIGCFILFGAASIVSGIQSAAAVG; this is encoded by the coding sequence ATGAGTTCGTCCACTCGCCTCGCTGTGCTGACCGCAATTGTATCAGCCCTGTCGCCAACCGCTGTGCTGGCGCAATCTGCCGATCCGCAAGGCTCCGGCCCGATCGTATCCGCACTTGCCTGGATGCAGGGAACGCTGCTGGGCAATGTTGCCACTGCCGTCGCGGTTATGGCGGTGGCTGCTGTCGGCTTCATGATGCTCACCGGGCGGATGAACTGGCGCTTCGGCGCAACGGTCATCATCGGCTGTTTCATCCTGTTTGGCGCTGCATCGATCGTGTCGGGCATCCAGTCCGCAGCGGCGGTAGGTTGA
- a CDS encoding VirB3 family type IV secretion system protein, protein MTALIRHPVHRALTRPQMFGGVTYNFFIINAAVTTELFLITGSFLALPAALVIHGIGYFACLREPRIFDLWLTKVSRCPRVKNWKRWGCNSYAP, encoded by the coding sequence GTGACTGCGCTGATCCGCCACCCCGTCCACCGCGCGCTTACCAGGCCGCAGATGTTTGGTGGCGTCACTTATAATTTCTTCATTATCAATGCCGCTGTCACGACCGAATTGTTCCTGATCACCGGCAGCTTTCTCGCGCTGCCTGCTGCACTGGTCATTCATGGCATCGGATATTTCGCCTGTCTGCGCGAACCGCGCATTTTCGACTTGTGGCTTACGAAAGTCAGCCGCTGCCCGAGAGTAAAAAACTGGAAGCGCTGGGGTTGCAATTCCTACGCCCCCTGA
- a CDS encoding VirB4 family type IV secretion/conjugal transfer ATPase: protein MNKWIGAAGWSAKEAAAGDRLPYAELLDDHCLALRDGSLMMALQVPGLLFETEDSEALNAHAATREIMLRSALDARFVLYHHVIRRKVEATLDAEFSDPLSAHIDNRWRERLGSGSLFINDQFITLIRRPARGKAGFAERAAKLWRKNGKGETETDPRDLRALRAAASGLVASLGAYGARLLGEYPASGDKTNSEILELLSALYNGEMRPVRCPAEETDIGHMLPYRRVSFGLDAMETRGASGAEFSSILSLKEYPDATSPGLLDGLLRLPCEMIVSESYAPAERQTAREKMDLAIRRLRSADEDAAAERADMLAARDELGAGSATFGDHHLTIQVRSHTLDGLDDMTAAAAAALADSGAIAVREDTNLEPAFWGQFPGNEVYLVRRAMISSANMASFGSLHGFALGQAENNHWGDAVTLLETTSATPFFFNFHHGDLGNFSVIGPSGSGKTVVMNFLAAQAQKFNPRTILFDKDRGAEVFVRGIGGRYDRISAGEPTGFNPLALPDTPTNRAFLRDWLGVLLKAEGPEELALLAEAVDAAYANDAGLRRLRHFRELLSGARRPAPGDLADRLTPWIDGGEHDWLFDNEHDRLDLRNRVLGFDMTALLDNPRLRTPTMMYLFHRIEERLDGEPSMILIDEGWKALDDEVFAARIRDWLKTLRKRNALVGFATQSARDALDSKIATALVEQTATMVFMPNSRARAEDYCDGFGLTAHELALIRSLPAHSRCFLVRQPDASVVVRLDLSSAPEVLTVLSGRESSVRSLDRIRASVGDDPADWYPLLTGHDWPGERMTDDYPLAAAE, encoded by the coding sequence GTGAACAAATGGATTGGAGCAGCCGGGTGGAGCGCGAAGGAAGCCGCTGCCGGCGACCGCTTGCCTTACGCCGAACTGCTCGACGATCACTGTCTCGCGCTGCGGGACGGTTCGCTCATGATGGCGTTGCAAGTGCCCGGACTGTTGTTCGAAACCGAAGATTCCGAAGCGCTCAATGCGCATGCCGCAACCCGCGAAATCATGCTGCGGTCTGCACTGGACGCGCGTTTCGTGCTGTACCATCATGTCATCCGGCGGAAGGTCGAAGCCACTTTGGACGCCGAGTTCAGCGATCCGCTGTCGGCACATATCGATAATCGGTGGCGCGAACGGCTGGGCTCAGGGTCCTTGTTTATCAACGACCAGTTTATCACGCTGATCAGGCGCCCCGCACGCGGCAAGGCCGGTTTTGCGGAACGGGCAGCCAAATTGTGGCGCAAGAACGGTAAGGGCGAAACCGAGACGGACCCGCGGGACCTGCGCGCGTTACGCGCGGCCGCCAGCGGGCTGGTCGCTTCGCTGGGCGCTTACGGCGCACGCTTGCTTGGCGAGTATCCGGCAAGCGGCGACAAGACGAATTCGGAAATTCTCGAACTGCTTTCGGCACTGTATAATGGGGAAATGCGCCCGGTCCGCTGTCCGGCGGAAGAAACAGACATCGGTCATATGCTGCCATATCGCCGCGTCAGCTTCGGCCTTGATGCGATGGAAACCCGCGGAGCAAGCGGGGCGGAATTTTCGTCGATTTTGTCGTTGAAGGAATATCCAGACGCCACATCGCCGGGCCTGCTGGACGGTCTGCTGCGGTTGCCCTGCGAAATGATCGTGTCCGAAAGCTATGCTCCGGCAGAACGCCAGACAGCGCGCGAGAAGATGGATCTGGCGATCAGGCGTCTGCGTTCTGCCGATGAAGATGCGGCAGCGGAACGTGCCGATATGCTGGCTGCGCGCGACGAACTGGGTGCAGGCTCTGCCACTTTTGGCGATCATCATCTGACCATTCAGGTTCGCTCGCACACGCTTGACGGTCTTGACGACATGACTGCCGCCGCTGCTGCAGCCCTGGCCGATAGCGGCGCGATTGCAGTTCGCGAAGACACCAATCTCGAGCCCGCGTTCTGGGGCCAGTTTCCCGGCAACGAAGTCTATCTGGTCCGCCGCGCAATGATATCCAGCGCCAATATGGCAAGTTTCGGTTCGCTGCACGGCTTCGCGCTGGGCCAGGCCGAAAACAATCATTGGGGCGATGCTGTAACCTTGCTGGAAACCACCAGCGCCACGCCGTTTTTCTTCAATTTCCATCACGGCGACCTAGGAAATTTCAGTGTCATCGGCCCCAGCGGTTCGGGCAAGACCGTGGTGATGAACTTCCTCGCGGCGCAGGCGCAGAAGTTCAATCCGCGGACCATTCTGTTCGACAAGGACCGCGGCGCCGAAGTGTTCGTGCGCGGAATTGGTGGGCGATACGACAGGATCAGCGCGGGCGAGCCGACCGGGTTCAATCCGCTTGCCTTGCCCGACACGCCAACAAACCGCGCCTTTCTGCGCGATTGGCTAGGCGTTCTGCTGAAGGCCGAAGGTCCTGAAGAGTTGGCGTTGCTGGCCGAGGCGGTGGATGCAGCCTATGCCAATGACGCCGGCTTGCGGCGCCTGCGGCATTTCCGCGAGTTGCTGTCGGGTGCACGCCGTCCGGCGCCGGGCGATCTTGCTGACCGCCTGACCCCGTGGATTGACGGGGGTGAGCATGACTGGCTGTTCGACAATGAACATGACCGGCTGGATCTGCGCAACCGCGTTCTCGGCTTCGACATGACCGCGCTGCTTGATAATCCGCGCCTGCGTACACCCACCATGATGTATCTGTTCCACCGGATCGAGGAGCGGCTTGACGGTGAACCGTCGATGATCCTGATCGACGAGGGGTGGAAGGCGCTGGATGACGAAGTTTTTGCCGCGCGTATCCGTGACTGGCTTAAAACCTTGCGGAAACGCAACGCACTGGTTGGATTTGCCACGCAAAGCGCGCGCGATGCGCTCGATAGCAAGATTGCTACCGCGCTGGTCGAACAGACCGCGACGATGGTGTTCATGCCCAATTCGCGTGCGCGGGCAGAGGATTATTGTGACGGCTTTGGCCTAACCGCGCACGAACTCGCTCTTATCCGTTCGCTGCCCGCGCATAGCCGGTGCTTTCTGGTCAGGCAGCCCGATGCCAGCGTTGTCGTGCGGCTTGACCTGTCGAGCGCGCCCGAAGTGCTGACTGTGCTGTCCGGCCGCGAAAGCTCGGTCCGCAGCCTTGACCGGATCCGCGCTTCTGTCGGGGATGATCCGGCCGACTGGTATCCGCTGCTCACAGGTCATGACTGGCCTGGCGAGCGTATGACCGATGATTATCCGTTGGCGGCTGCAGAATGA
- a CDS encoding type IV secretion system protein: MNPSCNNSLEGLGSGIAASLRAVDCLAAETTQSAFGRLFGSEGALAPALTILLTLFIAFFAFALITGRSRIGIASLTPRMVTLGLVLTFATSWAAYQSVVWNLATAAPDQIATIMAGTQRSATILFAENIDIAFAAIEQTTAGINSAEITAFSPPGLLWLGAILFLLGTVGVLVTTRIALAVLIAVGPVFVVMALFPATRGLFVGWLKGVVMLAITPLFAVLAGGVMLEAAVPVLRILVQTPGQIDARAAMAFFLIGAVHVALMALILKVAGTMVAGWTVFGFAKSSSERDDRPAAVIVNTAAAPQSGGMAPATILPPNRQITVPAMARLQPANDSGPAARSAGGSRIVSIEGARPTRAAGEAMATKSRAQGIGSRFRAAPARSTEKLK; the protein is encoded by the coding sequence ATGAATCCGTCCTGCAACAATTCGCTGGAGGGCCTGGGCTCGGGCATTGCAGCCAGCCTGCGGGCCGTGGACTGTCTTGCCGCCGAAACAACGCAATCCGCATTTGGCCGTCTGTTCGGCAGCGAAGGCGCGCTTGCACCTGCGCTTACCATCCTGCTGACGCTGTTTATCGCCTTTTTCGCTTTTGCGTTGATTACCGGGCGCAGCCGTATCGGAATTGCCTCACTGACACCGCGAATGGTCACGCTGGGACTGGTGCTGACCTTTGCAACCAGCTGGGCCGCGTATCAAAGCGTGGTGTGGAACCTGGCCACTGCGGCACCCGATCAGATCGCGACGATCATGGCGGGCACCCAACGCTCCGCGACGATCTTGTTTGCGGAAAATATCGACATTGCTTTTGCTGCAATCGAACAGACCACAGCGGGCATCAATTCCGCCGAAATCACGGCGTTCTCGCCCCCCGGCTTGTTGTGGCTTGGGGCGATCCTGTTTTTGTTGGGGACCGTCGGTGTTCTGGTCACCACGCGGATCGCGCTGGCCGTGCTGATTGCTGTGGGGCCGGTGTTCGTGGTGATGGCGCTGTTCCCTGCGACGCGCGGATTGTTCGTGGGCTGGCTGAAAGGCGTGGTGATGCTTGCCATTACGCCGCTGTTTGCAGTTCTGGCAGGCGGCGTGATGCTGGAAGCCGCGGTACCTGTGCTGCGGATACTGGTGCAGACGCCCGGCCAGATTGATGCCCGCGCCGCTATGGCATTTTTTCTGATTGGTGCGGTGCATGTCGCACTGATGGCGCTGATCCTTAAAGTAGCCGGTACCATGGTCGCGGGCTGGACCGTTTTCGGTTTCGCCAAAAGCAGCAGCGAGCGCGATGATCGCCCTGCTGCGGTGATCGTCAACACTGCGGCCGCCCCGCAGTCCGGCGGCATGGCACCCGCGACCATTCTGCCGCCAAATCGCCAGATCACTGTCCCTGCGATGGCGCGGTTGCAACCCGCGAATGACAGCGGCCCTGCCGCCCGCAGCGCGGGTGGCAGCCGTATCGTCAGCATCGAAGGCGCGCGCCCGACAAGAGCGGCAGGCGAAGCGATGGCAACCAAATCACGCGCACAAGGGATCGGTAGCCGCTTTCGCGCTGCACCCGCGCGATCAACGGAGAAACTGAAATGA
- a CDS encoding TrbG/VirB9 family P-type conjugative transfer protein, which yields MMRAAILAPALALAPMMPMQAHAQDARLIERMYDPGAVVLIEGKTTVQATIQFDEDERIENVAIGDSQSWQVTPNKRANLLFVKPLAQRASTNMTVVTDKHTYLFDLVANPRARPLYVLRFSYPPEPEQDEPAMAEAPSALEIAAASDPYAVSDPAALNFAWVGDAEKKADRRLLPDRTYDDGQSTYLAWPGGKAIPAILIKNEEGTEGPVNFTVRGETIIIDGVPREIFLRSGDHSAVLVNRGPPRATRQSGDASLAGLVNTAAEKN from the coding sequence ATGATGCGCGCCGCAATTCTCGCGCCCGCTCTGGCTTTGGCACCCATGATGCCCATGCAGGCCCACGCGCAGGACGCGCGGCTGATCGAACGGATGTACGATCCGGGCGCCGTCGTGCTGATCGAAGGAAAAACCACCGTTCAGGCGACGATCCAGTTTGACGAGGACGAGCGCATCGAGAACGTCGCGATCGGCGATTCGCAAAGCTGGCAGGTCACTCCCAATAAACGGGCCAACCTGCTATTCGTCAAACCGCTCGCGCAGCGTGCTTCGACCAATATGACAGTGGTGACAGACAAACATACCTATCTGTTCGATCTGGTCGCAAACCCCAGAGCAAGGCCGCTTTACGTGCTGCGTTTTTCCTACCCGCCAGAGCCGGAGCAAGATGAACCCGCAATGGCGGAGGCGCCGAGCGCACTTGAAATCGCAGCAGCAAGCGATCCTTACGCCGTGAGCGATCCGGCCGCACTCAATTTTGCCTGGGTTGGTGACGCCGAAAAAAAAGCCGATCGCCGCTTGCTGCCGGACCGGACTTATGATGATGGCCAATCGACGTATCTGGCCTGGCCGGGCGGCAAGGCAATACCCGCCATCCTGATCAAGAATGAAGAAGGGACCGAAGGCCCAGTCAATTTCACCGTTCGCGGTGAGACAATCATTATCGACGGCGTCCCGCGCGAGATATTTCTGCGGTCCGGCGACCATTCAGCAGTGCTGGTCAATCGCGGGCCGCCGCGCGCAACACGCCAATCCGGCGATGCTTCCCTTGCGGGGCTGGTTAACACGGCAGCGGAGAAGAATTGA
- a CDS encoding TrbI/VirB10 family protein, translated as MRIANKLSNTGMAEAANDVDPREGESAEIIDLASRNSFPAVTQRKGKSDGLGLAAGVAVVGLLGAVTLWSLNATRTAPPESIGNPEITAPPPAVVAAPPAEAGAVPAPAIAPRADPAPSPVLAAPPQTNYAPMTNPYASPTIVFDSGASAAPFTGASAVPSGPGPDSSNGTDFASRIGGVGGGPAQAARTVDPRTTVTQGTLIPAILETAINTDVPGYVRAVVSQDVRSFDGVRILVPRSSRLIGQYQSGLQAGQKRAYVIWTRVIRPDGVSVDLASPATGFDGTAGLPGKVNNHFFKRFGSAMLLSVVGGLSTIASGGASVVVGGGSSAAAAAVTDGGKIGPTVRVRQGEPIRVFTARDLDFSQVSS; from the coding sequence ATGCGCATTGCCAATAAACTTTCGAACACCGGCATGGCGGAAGCTGCCAACGACGTCGATCCGCGCGAAGGTGAAAGTGCGGAAATCATCGACCTGGCGAGCCGCAATTCCTTTCCCGCCGTCACCCAGCGGAAAGGCAAATCGGACGGGCTTGGCCTCGCCGCCGGCGTCGCAGTGGTCGGCCTGCTTGGCGCGGTCACGCTGTGGAGCCTGAATGCGACCCGCACCGCACCGCCCGAAAGCATCGGTAATCCGGAAATTACAGCCCCGCCGCCAGCGGTTGTAGCTGCACCGCCCGCAGAAGCCGGCGCGGTGCCCGCCCCGGCCATCGCGCCGCGTGCCGACCCCGCACCATCGCCCGTGCTGGCGGCCCCGCCGCAGACAAATTATGCTCCGATGACGAACCCCTATGCATCACCCACAATCGTGTTTGATTCGGGCGCATCGGCCGCGCCGTTCACGGGCGCATCGGCGGTTCCGTCCGGGCCCGGACCCGACAGCAGCAACGGCACCGATTTCGCCAGCCGCATCGGCGGTGTTGGAGGGGGTCCGGCTCAGGCAGCGCGAACGGTCGATCCCAGAACGACGGTAACACAAGGCACTTTGATCCCGGCAATTCTCGAAACTGCTATCAATACGGATGTACCGGGCTATGTCCGCGCCGTCGTAAGCCAGGATGTCCGCAGCTTTGACGGCGTGCGTATTCTGGTCCCGCGCAGTTCGCGGCTGATCGGCCAGTATCAAAGCGGGCTGCAAGCGGGCCAGAAGCGCGCCTATGTCATCTGGACGCGCGTCATTCGTCCCGACGGCGTGTCGGTCGATCTTGCATCACCCGCAACGGGCTTTGATGGAACCGCAGGCCTGCCGGGCAAAGTGAACAACCATTTCTTCAAACGGTTTGGTTCCGCCATGCTGTTATCGGTTGTCGGGGGACTTTCGACAATTGCCAGCGGCGGCGCTTCGGTGGTCGTAGGGGGCGGCAGCAGCGCAGCGGCAGCAGCGGTCACCGATGGTGGCAAGATCGGTCCCACCGTTCGCGTACGCCAGGGCGAACCGATCCGCGTGTTTACCGCACGCGATCTCGATTTCTCGCAAGTCAGTTCATGA
- the virB11 gene encoding P-type DNA transfer ATPase VirB11, whose product MNAEVHRLPRDPGPGQSGESGSVYLKAYLAPFTRWLERDTVTEILVNQPGEVWIEDAAAGCMQRIEAPDIDDRLIQRLAEQVARVSHQGINREHPLLGATLPDGARIQFCGPPATRKHWTLAIRRHRRLDLPLDAYDSGPLKTPVQPAMPDKQKEPVAFLRSAIALRKTVLISGGTSTGKTTFLNAMLREIPRDERVILVEDTPELRIPGANGVGLVAVKGELGEAKVTANELLQAALRLRPDRIVLGELRGAESVSFLRAINTGHPGSFSTIHANSIRGALEQLSLMVMQTGIGLTRADTIAYAASVIDVFVQLGRSEGRRGITAIAESSEVIPNADR is encoded by the coding sequence ATGAACGCGGAGGTTCACAGATTGCCGCGTGACCCCGGACCCGGGCAATCCGGCGAAAGCGGCAGCGTCTATCTCAAGGCGTATCTCGCACCGTTTACCCGGTGGCTCGAACGCGATACCGTGACAGAAATCCTCGTCAATCAGCCGGGCGAAGTCTGGATCGAGGACGCCGCGGCGGGCTGTATGCAGCGGATAGAAGCACCCGATATCGATGACCGGTTGATCCAGCGGCTGGCTGAACAGGTTGCAAGAGTTAGCCATCAGGGAATTAACCGCGAGCATCCGTTGCTTGGCGCGACCTTACCCGATGGTGCGCGCATCCAGTTCTGCGGTCCGCCGGCGACGCGCAAACACTGGACGCTGGCAATCCGGCGCCACCGCAGGCTCGATTTGCCGCTCGACGCTTACGATTCGGGTCCTTTGAAAACGCCGGTACAGCCAGCCATGCCGGACAAGCAGAAAGAACCCGTTGCTTTTCTGCGGTCCGCAATTGCGCTGCGCAAGACCGTGTTGATATCGGGCGGAACATCGACCGGTAAGACAACTTTCCTCAACGCGATGCTGCGGGAAATACCCCGGGACGAGCGGGTAATATTGGTCGAAGATACGCCCGAGCTGCGAATTCCCGGCGCCAATGGCGTCGGGCTTGTGGCGGTAAAGGGTGAACTTGGCGAAGCGAAGGTAACTGCCAACGAACTGCTTCAGGCAGCCTTGCGGCTGCGCCCTGACCGGATTGTACTTGGCGAATTACGGGGCGCGGAAAGCGTCAGCTTCCTGCGCGCGATCAACACCGGGCACCCCGGCTCTTTTTCAACCATTCATGCCAACAGCATTCGCGGTGCGCTGGAACAGTTATCGCTGATGGTCATGCAAACGGGCATCGGCCTTACGCGCGCAGACACGATTGCCTATGCCGCATCGGTAATCGATGTTTTCGTGCAGCTGGGCAGGAGTGAAGGCCGCCGCGGAATAACCGCGATTGCCGAAAGTTCCGAAGTTATCCCCAACGCGGACCGATAA
- a CDS encoding sugar kinase, producing MTTFIFGEAMLEYHSHGGTGLGYGGDTLNTAVHLARAGHDVAYVTAVGTDPISDALVAAWSKEGIDTRYVLRHPERNPGIYAIHLDDHGERSFLYWRDHSAAREMFSLPGIAEAMAAAEQATLVYYSLITLAIIDDNGRGKLLRLSERRRNSGKAVAYDSNFRPALWPDLSEARHASRLAMSHCSIGLPTNNDECELWSHSEDEFKIASGWVETGCDIVAVKAAEKGCVLADRQSEIQRLFPAIPTEVIDSSGAGDAFNGGFLGAWLLNEPVESCVEAGQAKARETLAHRGAII from the coding sequence ATGACCACTTTTATCTTCGGCGAAGCGATGCTGGAATATCATAGCCATGGCGGTACCGGCCTTGGCTATGGAGGTGATACGTTAAACACGGCGGTTCACCTTGCGCGCGCCGGTCATGATGTCGCCTACGTCACGGCGGTTGGAACAGACCCGATCAGCGATGCGCTGGTTGCCGCGTGGTCCAAGGAAGGCATCGACACGCGCTATGTACTGCGTCATCCGGAACGAAATCCTGGCATCTATGCGATCCATCTGGACGACCACGGGGAGCGCAGCTTTCTATATTGGCGCGACCACAGCGCGGCGCGCGAAATGTTTTCCCTTCCCGGGATCGCTGAAGCGATGGCTGCTGCAGAGCAGGCGACACTGGTTTACTACAGCCTGATTACGCTCGCCATTATCGACGACAACGGGCGCGGTAAGCTGCTGCGCCTATCGGAGCGAAGGCGAAATTCCGGCAAGGCGGTGGCATACGACAGCAACTTTCGCCCAGCATTGTGGCCGGACCTTTCAGAAGCGCGGCACGCCTCCCGTTTGGCAATGAGCCATTGCAGCATCGGCCTGCCCACCAACAATGATGAGTGCGAACTTTGGTCCCATTCCGAAGACGAGTTCAAGATAGCATCAGGATGGGTAGAAACCGGTTGTGACATCGTGGCAGTGAAGGCTGCAGAAAAGGGGTGCGTTCTGGCTGATCGTCAATCCGAAATACAGCGCCTCTTTCCGGCAATACCAACTGAAGTTATTGATTCCAGCGGAGCAGGAGATGCATTCAATGGAGGATTTCTGGGCGCCTGGCTGCTGAACGAACCCGTTGAAAGCTGCGTAGAAGCAGGGCAGGCAAAAGCACGCGAAACATTGGCACATCGGGGCGCGATTATCTGA
- a CDS encoding glucose 1-dehydrogenase produces the protein MKFAGKTAIVTGGSRDIGRAISVKLASEGANVVVNYFSNEFDADATLAAIAAAGGGKAVKVKADVTKADEVASMVAAARDAFGDTVHILVNNAGGLVARKTLGEMDEEFFNHVMQLNVTSTFLATQAVVPYMSEGSAIINLASLAGRDGGGGGASAYATSKGAVMTFTRAMAKELGPTGIRVNALCPGMIATAFHDKFTPDAARENVANSTALRRQGKAEEAADLVAFLASDEASYVTGANIDINGGLAYS, from the coding sequence ATGAAATTTGCAGGCAAAACAGCGATCGTAACCGGTGGCAGCCGCGACATAGGCCGGGCAATATCGGTCAAGCTCGCCAGCGAGGGTGCAAATGTGGTCGTGAATTACTTCAGCAACGAATTTGATGCCGATGCCACCCTGGCGGCCATAGCGGCAGCGGGCGGGGGGAAGGCAGTCAAGGTTAAGGCTGACGTGACGAAAGCGGATGAGGTTGCATCGATGGTTGCCGCAGCGCGTGATGCGTTTGGCGATACAGTCCATATACTGGTTAACAATGCGGGCGGGTTGGTTGCTCGCAAAACTCTGGGCGAGATGGATGAGGAGTTCTTCAACCATGTCATGCAATTGAATGTCACATCGACATTCCTCGCAACGCAGGCCGTCGTGCCGTACATGAGCGAAGGCAGCGCAATCATCAATCTTGCTTCACTTGCCGGACGTGACGGCGGGGGAGGGGGCGCATCAGCCTATGCGACATCCAAGGGGGCGGTAATGACATTCACCCGCGCCATGGCCAAGGAGCTGGGCCCCACGGGTATTCGGGTTAATGCACTATGCCCCGGGATGATCGCGACAGCATTCCACGACAAATTCACACCCGATGCAGCGCGCGAAAACGTTGCAAATTCGACAGCGTTACGCAGGCAGGGCAAGGCTGAAGAAGCCGCCGATCTGGTTGCCTTTCTCGCTTCGGACGAGGCATCGTACGTTACCGGCGCAAACATCGATATCAATGGCGGACTGGCTTACTCCTGA
- a CDS encoding MFS transporter, with translation MAGQPAALRAKIFWARVVSMRKGYFRFVIVSLVALATIINYIDRGALGFLWPEISEDLGLTKTDYAIILNVFTFAYAFGQTLFGKIFDWIGVRLGFVLSIVVWSAATMLHAAATNLTTFAVFRGLLGVSEAGNWPGATKANAEWFPINERSLAQGIFNSGAAIGGIVSAPMIGVLFVFLESWQATFIAVGALGFLWLIPWLIVYKSGPEAHPWLSEEERQFILTGQRDQETNEVATYAPGSGEILSKKESWGVILASFFLDPIWWLFIGWLPLYLNETYGFGVEEIAAYASIPYVGAMLGAWFGGLLAQNRINAGWSVNRTRKSVITLGGLIMLVFLLLTTQAATPFLAVMLMAAILFGFQTAVGNIQTLPSDYYSGSSVGTLAGYAGTAAKLAVVLLNFLIPIITINSYTPAFVVGAGLAIMTVLSVLILCPDIKPLKPKSA, from the coding sequence GTGGCGGGACAACCAGCAGCGCTGCGCGCGAAGATCTTTTGGGCGAGGGTGGTCAGTATGCGTAAGGGTTATTTCAGGTTCGTCATCGTCAGCCTGGTCGCACTGGCGACCATCATCAATTACATCGATCGCGGTGCGCTGGGTTTTCTTTGGCCTGAAATTTCCGAAGATTTGGGTCTGACCAAGACCGACTACGCCATCATATTGAATGTTTTCACTTTCGCCTATGCCTTCGGGCAGACATTATTCGGCAAGATTTTCGACTGGATCGGGGTGCGGCTTGGATTTGTCCTTTCGATCGTGGTCTGGTCGGCGGCGACCATGCTCCACGCGGCCGCGACCAATCTGACGACCTTCGCGGTTTTCCGTGGTCTGCTCGGTGTCTCGGAAGCCGGCAACTGGCCCGGCGCGACCAAGGCCAACGCCGAATGGTTTCCCATTAACGAACGTTCGCTGGCGCAAGGCATTTTCAATTCCGGTGCGGCAATTGGCGGTATCGTTTCGGCACCGATGATCGGGGTGCTGTTCGTGTTTCTCGAAAGCTGGCAGGCCACCTTTATTGCAGTCGGTGCATTGGGATTTCTGTGGTTGATTCCCTGGCTGATCGTTTACAAATCCGGACCAGAAGCCCACCCTTGGCTTTCCGAGGAAGAACGGCAGTTCATTTTGACCGGTCAGCGCGACCAGGAAACGAACGAGGTTGCGACATATGCACCGGGTTCGGGTGAAATCCTTTCCAAAAAGGAAAGCTGGGGCGTAATCCTCGCATCATTCTTCCTCGATCCGATCTGGTGGCTCTTCATCGGTTGGCTTCCGCTTTATCTCAACGAAACCTACGGGTTCGGAGTCGAGGAAATCGCAGCTTATGCGTCGATACCGTACGTCGGTGCCATGCTTGGTGCATGGTTCGGCGGATTGCTGGCGCAAAACCGGATCAACGCTGGCTGGAGCGTCAACAGGACACGCAAATCCGTGATCACGCTCGGCGGCCTGATTATGCTGGTGTTCCTGTTGCTGACCACGCAGGCAGCAACGCCGTTTCTCGCGGTTATGCTGATGGCTGCAATCCTGTTCGGTTTTCAAACAGCGGTCGGCAATATCCAGACCTTGCCCAGCGATTATTACAGCGGTAGTTCGGTCGGCACACTTGCAGGCTATGCCGGTACAGCGGCAAAACTTGCCGTCGTTCTGCTCAACTTCCTGATCCCGATCATTACAATCAACAGTTATACGCCAGCCTTTGTCGTTGGCGCCGGCCTGGCAATCATGACCGTGCTCTCGGTCTTGATTTTGTGCCCCGATATCAAGCCGCTCAAACCAAAATCCGCATGA